In Carassius gibelio isolate Cgi1373 ecotype wild population from Czech Republic chromosome B20, carGib1.2-hapl.c, whole genome shotgun sequence, the following are encoded in one genomic region:
- the LOC127983998 gene encoding transthyretin produces the protein MQFCSNMAKAVICVLLASLFAYCKSAPVGIHGGSDVLCPLTVKILDAVKGTPAGNIALDVYRQDQGGTWEKIASGKVDMMGEVHNLITEEQFTPGVYRVEFDTKAYWKVEGRTPFHQVADVVFEAHAEGHRHYTLALLLSPFSYTTTAVVVKAHE, from the exons ATGCAGTTTTGTTCTAACATGGCTAAAGCAGTGATTTGTGTGCTTCTTGCGTCTCTCTTTGCCTACTGTAAATCTGCACCAGTG GGTATTCATGGTGGCTCAGATGTTCTCTGCCCTCTGACAGTAAAGATCCTGGATGCTGTGAAGGGGACTCCTGCTGGAAATATAGCTCTGGATGTCTATCGCCAAGATCAAGGAGGGACATGGGAAAAGATCGCCAGTGG GAAAGTGGACATGATGGGAGAGGTGCACAACTTGATCACCGAGGAGCAGTTCACTCCTGGCGTGTATCGGGTGGAGTTCGACACTAAAGCCTACTGGAAGGTGGAAGGTCGTACACCTTTTCACCAGGTGGCCGAT GTGGTGTTTGAGGCTCATGCCGAAGGGCATCGTCATTACACTCTGGCTCTTCTTTTGAGCCCCTTCTCGTACACCACGACAGCTGTGGTCGTCAAAGCACATGAGTGA